One window from the genome of Deinococcus sp. NW-56 encodes:
- a CDS encoding 3-hydroxyacyl-CoA dehydrogenase family protein, with protein MNFGVIGAGQMGGGIAQVAAQSGFSVVVQDVKQEFLDRGRTVIEKSLAKLHEKGRLTGTPEEVLGRIKFTTELSDFADCDLVVEAIVENEPIKAQLFRQLGEIVKPDGILASNTSSIPITSLATASGRPERFIGMHFMNPVPLMQLVEVIRGYSTSDETAQKVTEAARQMGKTPVECNDFPGFVSNRILMPMLNEAIQCVMEGVAEPEAIDQIMKLGMNHPMGPLTLADFIGLDTCLAIMEVLHQGLGDDKYRPSPLLRKMVQAGLLGRKSGRGFYSY; from the coding sequence ATGAATTTCGGAGTCATCGGAGCAGGACAGATGGGCGGCGGCATCGCGCAGGTCGCCGCGCAGAGTGGGTTCAGCGTCGTCGTGCAGGACGTGAAGCAGGAGTTTCTGGACCGGGGCCGGACGGTTATCGAAAAGAGCCTCGCCAAGCTGCACGAGAAGGGGCGGCTGACGGGCACGCCGGAAGAGGTGCTGGGCCGCATCAAATTCACGACCGAACTGAGCGACTTCGCCGACTGTGACCTCGTGGTGGAAGCCATCGTGGAAAACGAGCCGATCAAGGCGCAACTCTTCCGGCAACTGGGTGAGATCGTCAAGCCGGACGGCATCCTGGCGAGCAACACCAGTTCCATCCCGATCACCAGCCTCGCCACGGCGAGCGGGCGGCCCGAGCGCTTTATCGGGATGCACTTCATGAACCCGGTGCCGCTGATGCAGCTTGTGGAAGTGATTCGCGGCTACTCCACCAGCGACGAGACGGCCCAGAAGGTCACCGAAGCGGCGCGGCAGATGGGCAAGACGCCCGTGGAGTGCAACGACTTCCCCGGCTTCGTGTCCAACCGCATCCTGATGCCCATGCTGAACGAGGCCATCCAGTGCGTGATGGAGGGCGTGGCCGAGCCGGAAGCCATCGACCAGATCATGAAGCTGGGCATGAACCACCCGATGGGGCCGCTGACGCTGGCGGACTTCATCGGGCTGGACACCTGCCTCGCCATCATGGAGGTGCTGCACCAGGGGCTGGGCGACGACAAGTACCGGCCCTCGCCGCTGCTGCGCAAGATGGTGCAGGCCGGGCTGCTGGGCCGCAAGAGTGGGCGGGGCTTCTACAGCTACTGA
- a CDS encoding YciI family protein → MTQSSTPTLWVIQSRYLKSGDDLAAVTPRHREWLDQHYRSGLFLTSGRKVDGTGGVLIAQAESQEQLEEVFKDDPFVLEGCSEYTYTPFTPVKRGRAVMLDGVPLVE, encoded by the coding sequence ATGACGCAAAGCAGCACGCCGACCCTGTGGGTGATTCAGAGCCGTTACCTCAAGAGCGGGGACGACCTCGCCGCCGTCACACCCCGGCACCGGGAGTGGCTGGACCAGCACTACCGCTCGGGCCTCTTCCTGACCTCGGGCCGCAAGGTGGACGGCACGGGCGGCGTACTGATCGCGCAGGCGGAGAGCCAGGAGCAGTTGGAGGAAGTCTTCAAAGACGATCCCTTCGTGCTGGAGGGGTGCTCGGAGTACACCTACACGCCGTTTACGCCCGTCAAGCGGGGGCGGGCGGTGATGTTGGACGGCGTGCCGCTGGTGGAATAA
- a CDS encoding acetyl-CoA C-acetyltransferase, with amino-acid sequence MTKAVIVSASRTPTGKFLGALQDVTAVELGAITLRETLRRSGIPAELVEEVIMGQVVQAGSGQNPARQAGLKAGLSHEVGALTVNKVCGSGLKAVILAAQAIRAGDQTIMLAGGMESMSNAPHLLPGARKGYRLGHAQVLDANTHDGLWCSINDEGMGLTGERVAEKYEIGREAQDAYATGSHQKAIAATEAGRFRDEIAPVTVKGRKGDVIVDTDEGPRADTSPETLGRLKPAFKKDGTVTAGNAPGLNDGASSLLIMSEEAAQAHGLTPMAEITSYATGGLAPEWVMMTPVPATRKLLDKSGLSVGDVDLWELNEAFSVQSLAVQRELGLDPERVNVNGGAVALGHPIGASGARILVTLLHALRQQDKETGVATLCMGGGNGLALSVKRLS; translated from the coding sequence ATGACCAAAGCTGTGATCGTCTCGGCGTCGCGCACGCCGACGGGCAAATTTCTGGGAGCCTTGCAGGACGTGACCGCCGTGGAGCTGGGGGCCATCACCCTGCGCGAGACCCTGCGCCGCAGCGGGATTCCCGCCGAGCTGGTGGAGGAAGTCATCATGGGGCAGGTCGTGCAGGCGGGCAGCGGGCAGAACCCGGCGCGGCAGGCGGGCCTCAAGGCAGGTCTCTCGCACGAGGTCGGCGCCCTGACCGTGAACAAGGTCTGCGGCTCGGGCCTCAAGGCCGTGATCCTGGCGGCGCAAGCGATTCGCGCGGGCGACCAGACGATCATGCTGGCGGGCGGCATGGAGTCCATGAGCAACGCGCCGCACCTGCTCCCCGGCGCCCGCAAGGGTTACCGCCTGGGGCACGCGCAGGTGTTGGACGCCAACACGCACGACGGCCTCTGGTGCTCCATCAACGACGAGGGTATGGGTCTGACGGGCGAGCGCGTGGCGGAGAAGTACGAGATCGGGCGGGAAGCGCAGGACGCCTATGCGACGGGCAGCCACCAGAAGGCCATCGCCGCAACCGAGGCCGGACGCTTCCGCGACGAGATCGCCCCCGTGACTGTCAAGGGGCGCAAGGGCGACGTGATCGTGGACACCGACGAGGGGCCGCGTGCGGACACCAGCCCGGAGACGCTGGGGCGCCTCAAGCCCGCCTTCAAAAAGGACGGCACCGTCACGGCGGGCAACGCGCCCGGCCTGAACGACGGGGCGTCGAGCCTGCTGATCATGTCCGAGGAAGCGGCGCAGGCGCACGGGCTGACCCCGATGGCCGAGATCACCTCCTACGCGACGGGCGGCCTCGCTCCCGAGTGGGTGATGATGACGCCCGTGCCCGCCACGCGGAAGCTGCTGGACAAGAGCGGCCTGAGCGTGGGCGACGTGGACCTGTGGGAACTGAACGAGGCCTTCAGCGTTCAGAGCCTCGCCGTGCAGCGCGAGCTGGGGCTGGACCCGGAGCGGGTGAACGTGAACGGCGGCGCGGTCGCGCTGGGGCACCCCATCGGGGCGTCGGGCGCCCGCATCCTCGTCACGCTGCTGCACGCGCTGCGGCAGCAGGACAAGGAGACGGGCGTGGCGACCCTGTGCATGGGGGGCGGCAACGGCCTCGCGCTGTCCGTCAAGCGGCTCTCGTAA
- a CDS encoding nucleoside triphosphate pyrophosphohydrolase has translation MNGSVDRASISKLVRDRIPEHFPASRYRVLDESEYEVALRAKLTEEVGEYLADGTPEELADVLEVLHALAARHGLTLEDLERLRAQKAAERGGFAGRVWLEM, from the coding sequence GTGAACGGCTCCGTAGACCGCGCCTCCATCAGCAAACTGGTGCGCGACCGGATTCCCGAGCACTTTCCGGCGAGCCGGTACCGCGTGCTGGACGAGTCCGAATATGAGGTGGCCCTGCGAGCCAAGCTGACCGAGGAGGTCGGGGAATACCTGGCGGACGGCACCCCGGAGGAGTTGGCCGACGTGCTGGAGGTGCTGCACGCCCTGGCGGCCCGGCATGGGCTGACGCTGGAGGACCTAGAGCGGCTGCGGGCGCAGAAGGCGGCGGAACGTGGAGGTTTCGCCGGGCGGGTGTGGTTGGAGATGTGA
- the ffh gene encoding signal recognition particle protein, giving the protein MFEALGNKLQDILDRVGRESKLTEKQVKEAMREIRMALLEADVNFTVAKDFVARVTEKAVGQEVQGSLTGGQTVVKLVHDELIQTLGGETHQPTLKNEGNVWFMVGLQGAGKTTSTGKLAAFYKGKGRRVLLVAADTQRPAARDQLEVLANQVGVPVLKVADGETPQETKRRLDEYLKTDFRDLVIVDTAGRLQIDEALMDQLANLQAELQPTETLLVVDAMTGQEALNVARVFDERVHLSGLIITKMDGDARGGAALSARSVTGKPIYFAGVSEKISGLEPFYPDRVAGRILGMGDVLGLIERAQQADLKAMEVKKPGDFDLEDLLLQLRQIRKMGPLGDLLKLIPGMSRALPEGFNVDEKQIQRIDAMISSMTVKERRNPKIIDGRRRKRIAAGSGSTVQDINRLLKMHEQMKEMMKVLQRLSGPGGMGKGMKPPRMPPMPPGMKR; this is encoded by the coding sequence ATGTTTGAGGCCCTCGGGAACAAGTTGCAGGACATCCTCGACCGGGTCGGCCGCGAGAGCAAGCTGACCGAGAAACAGGTCAAGGAGGCCATGCGCGAGATTCGCATGGCCCTGCTGGAAGCCGACGTGAACTTCACCGTCGCCAAGGACTTCGTGGCCCGCGTGACCGAAAAGGCGGTGGGCCAGGAGGTGCAAGGCTCACTGACCGGCGGGCAGACGGTCGTCAAGCTCGTCCACGACGAACTGATTCAGACCCTCGGCGGCGAAACCCACCAGCCTACCCTCAAGAACGAGGGCAACGTCTGGTTCATGGTCGGCCTCCAGGGGGCTGGGAAGACCACCAGCACGGGCAAGCTCGCCGCCTTCTACAAGGGCAAGGGCCGCCGCGTCCTGCTCGTCGCCGCCGACACCCAGCGCCCTGCTGCCCGCGACCAGCTTGAAGTGCTCGCCAATCAGGTGGGCGTGCCGGTGCTAAAAGTCGCCGACGGCGAGACGCCCCAGGAAACCAAGCGCCGCCTTGACGAGTACCTGAAGACCGACTTCCGTGACCTCGTGATCGTGGACACGGCGGGCCGCCTCCAGATCGACGAGGCGCTGATGGATCAGCTCGCCAACCTCCAAGCCGAACTCCAGCCCACCGAGACGCTCCTGGTCGTGGATGCGATGACCGGGCAGGAGGCGCTGAACGTCGCCCGCGTGTTCGACGAGCGAGTACACCTCTCCGGCCTGATCATCACCAAGATGGACGGCGACGCCCGCGGCGGGGCGGCCCTCAGCGCCCGCAGCGTGACGGGCAAGCCGATCTACTTCGCGGGGGTCAGCGAGAAAATCAGCGGCCTCGAGCCCTTCTACCCCGACCGGGTGGCGGGCCGCATCCTGGGCATGGGCGACGTGCTGGGGCTGATTGAGCGGGCACAGCAGGCCGACCTCAAGGCGATGGAGGTCAAGAAGCCGGGCGACTTCGACCTCGAAGACCTGCTCTTGCAACTGCGTCAGATTCGCAAGATGGGGCCGCTGGGCGACCTCCTGAAGCTGATTCCGGGCATGAGCCGGGCGCTGCCGGAGGGCTTCAACGTGGACGAGAAGCAGATTCAGCGCATCGACGCGATGATCTCGTCGATGACGGTCAAGGAGCGGCGCAATCCCAAGATCATCGACGGGCGCCGCCGCAAGCGCATCGCGGCGGGCAGCGGCTCGACCGTGCAGGACATCAACCGCCTGCTGAAGATGCACGAGCAGATGAAGGAGATGATGAAGGTCCTGCAGCGCTTGAGCGGCCCCGGCGGCATGGGCAAGGGCATGAAGCCGCCCCGTATGCCCCCGATGCCGCCCGGCATGAAGCGCTGA
- a CDS encoding LLM class flavin-dependent oxidoreductase, giving the protein MTPDSTSLPLSVLDLVPVPSGSDAPTALRETARLAQDAERLGYARFWVAEHHNIRALAASVPAVVLAALSQVTSTLRLGAGGVMLPNHAPLAVAESYRLLSALAPGRVDLGLGRAPGTDGRTAAALRGAGGLHEAPFEAQLADLIAYGSGDFPAGHPFAGITAAPADAAGGPGLFPPLWILSSSGYGARVAAQVGAGLAFASHINPSVPDAAAAIRTYRAAFRPSATFPQARSLVAASVVCAPTAEEAEDLAAPLGLMFLRLIRGEAAPFPSVAEARAYPYTPHERAQVAASRSRVIVGDPAQVRAALLTLAEQTGTDELMLTTLLHDPAARRRSYALVAGAFGLRGTEAALPLPAATR; this is encoded by the coding sequence ATGACCCCTGACTCCACTTCCCTGCCCCTCTCGGTGCTGGACCTCGTGCCGGTGCCCAGCGGCTCGGACGCGCCCACGGCCCTGCGCGAGACGGCCCGGCTGGCCCAGGACGCCGAACGCCTGGGCTATGCGCGCTTCTGGGTGGCCGAGCACCACAACATCCGGGCGCTGGCCGCCAGCGTGCCCGCCGTGGTGCTGGCAGCGCTGTCGCAGGTGACCTCCACCCTGCGGCTCGGGGCAGGCGGCGTGATGCTGCCCAACCACGCGCCGCTCGCGGTGGCCGAGAGCTACCGCCTGCTCTCGGCGCTGGCTCCGGGCCGGGTGGACCTCGGTCTGGGCCGCGCCCCCGGCACCGACGGCCGCACCGCGGCAGCCCTGCGCGGAGCGGGCGGACTGCATGAAGCCCCCTTCGAGGCCCAGCTCGCGGACCTGATCGCCTACGGCAGCGGCGACTTCCCGGCGGGCCATCCCTTTGCGGGCATCACCGCCGCCCCGGCGGACGCGGCGGGGGGACCGGGCCTCTTTCCGCCGCTGTGGATTCTGAGCAGCAGCGGGTACGGGGCGCGGGTCGCGGCGCAGGTCGGCGCGGGGCTGGCCTTCGCCTCGCACATCAACCCCAGCGTGCCGGACGCGGCGGCGGCCATCCGCACCTACCGGGCGGCCTTCCGGCCCTCGGCCACCTTTCCGCAGGCGCGGAGCCTGGTCGCGGCGAGCGTGGTCTGTGCCCCCACCGCCGAGGAGGCCGAGGACCTCGCCGCCCCGCTGGGGCTGATGTTCCTGCGGCTGATCCGGGGCGAGGCCGCGCCGTTTCCCAGCGTCGCGGAGGCCCGGGCCTATCCCTACACCCCGCACGAGCGCGCACAGGTGGCCGCCTCCCGCTCGCGGGTGATCGTAGGCGATCCGGCGCAGGTCCGGGCCGCCCTGCTGACCCTGGCCGAGCAGACCGGCACCGACGAACTGATGCTCACCACCCTGCTGCACGACCCGGCGGCGCGGCGGCGCTCCTACGCGCTGGTGGCCGGGGCCTTTGGCCTGAGGGGCACCGAGGCGGCGCTGCCGCTCCCCGCCGCCACCCGCTGA
- a CDS encoding metallophosphoesterase, translated as MRVYAIADLHLASVTPKPMTVFGPNWAGHPEAIFTQWREVVREGDLVLLPGDLSWAMRLPDALTDLAPVAELPGTKVLLRGNHDYWWPGLARLRSALPPGMLALQNDALRVGRVVVCGTRGWLTPGYEGLGADDDRLLRREAERLRLSTAAAARLRQPGDTLILMLHYPPASPPYPPNPLTEVIEAARPDLIVYGHLHGVPPERALRHWAGIPAHLVAADGLRFRPRLLLDTGKAPG; from the coding sequence ATGCGCGTGTACGCCATCGCCGACCTGCACCTCGCTTCCGTCACGCCCAAGCCGATGACGGTCTTCGGGCCGAACTGGGCGGGGCACCCGGAGGCGATCTTCACGCAGTGGCGCGAGGTGGTGCGCGAAGGGGACCTCGTGCTGCTGCCGGGCGACCTCTCGTGGGCGATGCGGCTGCCCGACGCCCTGACCGACCTCGCCCCGGTGGCCGAGTTGCCGGGGACCAAGGTGCTGCTGCGCGGCAACCACGACTACTGGTGGCCGGGGCTTGCGAGGCTGCGCTCGGCCCTCCCCCCCGGCATGCTGGCCCTGCAAAACGACGCCCTGCGGGTGGGCCGGGTGGTCGTGTGCGGCACACGCGGCTGGCTCACGCCAGGCTACGAGGGGCTGGGAGCCGACGACGACCGTCTCCTGAGACGCGAGGCCGAACGCCTGCGCCTGAGTACAGCAGCGGCGGCGCGGCTGCGGCAGCCCGGCGACACCCTCATCCTGATGCTGCACTACCCCCCCGCCAGCCCACCCTACCCCCCCAATCCCCTGACCGAGGTGATCGAGGCCGCGCGGCCCGACCTGATCGTGTACGGCCACCTGCACGGCGTGCCGCCCGAGCGGGCGCTGCGGCACTGGGCGGGGATTCCGGCGCATCTGGTGGCCGCCGATGGGCTGCGGTTCCGGCCCCGGCTGCTGCTGGACACCGGCAAGGCGCCGGGCTGA
- a CDS encoding RecX family transcriptional regulator, with translation MTDEAALPPDPERQKARDDLLAYAFRALAGRALTEAELRTRLARRTDDPVLAAEVLARVQELGYQNDAGVARAENARRGVGGFRVRQTLKRRGVPEGLIEETLAARDPDREAEEARELLERRWPALARKRDPRASAYAFLARRGFGSAAIWTVIREVAQQNPPEDEGAE, from the coding sequence GTGACCGACGAGGCAGCACTCCCCCCCGACCCCGAGCGGCAGAAGGCCAGAGACGACCTCCTCGCCTACGCCTTCCGGGCGCTCGCGGGCCGGGCACTCACGGAGGCCGAGCTGCGAACCCGCCTCGCCCGCCGCACAGACGACCCCGTGCTGGCCGCCGAGGTGCTCGCCCGTGTGCAGGAGCTGGGCTACCAGAACGACGCCGGGGTCGCCCGCGCAGAAAACGCCCGCCGGGGCGTAGGCGGCTTCCGAGTGCGCCAGACCCTCAAGCGCCGGGGCGTGCCCGAGGGGCTGATCGAGGAGACGCTCGCCGCTCGCGACCCCGACCGGGAAGCCGAGGAAGCCCGCGAGCTGTTGGAACGGCGCTGGCCCGCCCTGGCCCGCAAACGCGACCCCCGCGCGAGTGCTTATGCCTTCCTGGCCCGCCGGGGCTTCGGGAGCGCGGCGATCTGGACCGTCATCCGCGAGGTGGCGCAGCAGAACCCGCCGGAGGACGAGGGCGCCGAGTAG
- the rpsT gene encoding 30S ribosomal protein S20, producing MALRHKSAQKRHRQSLKRRLINRSRKSTIKTFTKKAIAAVTAGEDVAAAQSKAESLIDKAAKGSTLHKNAAARKKSRLAKAINRAKAAQQA from the coding sequence ATGGCCCTACGTCACAAGTCCGCCCAGAAGCGTCACCGCCAGAGCCTCAAGCGCCGCCTGATCAACCGCAGCCGCAAGAGCACCATCAAGACCTTCACCAAGAAGGCCATTGCCGCCGTGACGGCTGGCGAGGACGTGGCCGCCGCCCAGAGCAAGGCCGAGAGCCTGATCGACAAGGCCGCCAAGGGCAGCACCCTGCACAAGAACGCCGCGGCCCGCAAGAAGAGCCGCCTCGCCAAGGCCATCAACCGGGCCAAGGCCGCGCAGCAGGCTTAA
- a CDS encoding PLP-dependent aminotransferase family protein, protein MRGDAGLPAGLPPPLPGEALHARVARTLRGAIVAGTLPQGTRLPGHRALAGRLGVSRNTVVDALEQLEAEGYLQTRPRSGTRVAVPAPPPTDAAPAPLPLSAWASRALAGAVPDVGGDYAVDFRVGQPVPELYPAGAWAQALARQARAAEHAFPPDPDTELGPLETRRALAAYLNAERGARVTPDMVMLTGGTQASLDALARVFLEEGRVAALEDPTYPGARAALGATGATLCPVPVDGQGLDPAALPPQATLLYLTPGAQYPTTALLPAARQAEVVAWAARTGAFVLEDDYAADLHHGGRPPAALQGLAPERVILLGSFSKSLAPVTRSGYLVAPREVIRVLAGTRPLTDRAPATLDARALADVLASGAYARHLRGARQAIRHRHEVLLAALEAGLPGWTVTPARAGLHVHLTLPPGLSEAEAVQRAAAAGIALTPAGPLAQLPRPPAVLLAFAHLSPERLRAGVARLAHALAFPPDAKKSTSVSA, encoded by the coding sequence GTGAGGGGCGACGCCGGGCTGCCCGCCGGGTTGCCCCCACCTCTGCCCGGCGAGGCGCTGCACGCGCGGGTGGCCCGCACCCTGCGGGGGGCGATCGTGGCGGGCACCTTGCCGCAGGGCACCCGGCTGCCGGGCCACCGCGCCCTCGCCGGGCGGCTGGGGGTGTCGCGCAACACCGTGGTGGACGCGCTGGAGCAGTTGGAGGCCGAGGGCTACCTCCAGACCCGCCCCCGCAGCGGCACCCGCGTGGCGGTGCCCGCGCCGCCCCCGACGGACGCCGCGCCTGCGCCGCTCCCCCTCAGCGCGTGGGCCAGCCGCGCCCTCGCGGGGGCCGTGCCCGACGTGGGCGGCGACTACGCGGTGGACTTCCGGGTCGGGCAGCCGGTGCCGGAACTGTACCCGGCGGGGGCGTGGGCACAGGCTCTGGCCCGTCAGGCCCGCGCCGCCGAACACGCCTTTCCCCCTGACCCTGACACCGAACTCGGCCCGCTGGAGACGCGCCGGGCGCTCGCCGCCTACCTGAATGCCGAGCGCGGCGCCCGCGTGACCCCCGACATGGTGATGCTGACGGGGGGCACCCAGGCCTCGCTGGACGCCCTGGCCCGCGTCTTTCTGGAAGAAGGGCGGGTGGCCGCGCTCGAAGACCCCACCTACCCCGGTGCCCGCGCCGCGCTGGGGGCGACGGGGGCGACCCTCTGCCCGGTCCCGGTCGACGGGCAGGGCCTCGACCCCGCCGCGCTGCCCCCGCAGGCCACCCTGCTCTACCTCACGCCGGGGGCGCAGTATCCCACCACGGCGCTGCTGCCCGCCGCGCGGCAGGCGGAGGTGGTGGCCTGGGCGGCCCGGACCGGGGCCTTCGTGCTGGAGGACGACTACGCCGCCGACCTGCACCACGGCGGGCGTCCCCCGGCGGCGCTGCAGGGGCTGGCGCCGGAGCGGGTGATTCTGCTGGGGAGTTTCAGTAAAAGCCTCGCCCCCGTGACCCGCAGCGGGTATCTCGTGGCCCCGCGCGAGGTCATCCGCGTGCTGGCAGGCACCCGGCCGCTGACCGACCGCGCTCCCGCCACGCTGGACGCCCGCGCCCTGGCCGACGTGTTGGCCTCGGGGGCCTATGCCCGGCACCTGCGGGGAGCGCGGCAGGCGATTCGCCACCGCCATGAGGTACTGCTCGCGGCCCTGGAAGCTGGCTTGCCCGGTTGGACCGTCACCCCGGCACGGGCAGGACTGCACGTCCACCTCACCCTGCCGCCGGGCCTGAGCGAAGCCGAGGCCGTTCAGCGGGCTGCTGCCGCTGGCATCGCACTGACTCCGGCCGGGCCACTCGCGCAGCTTCCACGTCCACCCGCCGTGCTGCTCGCCTTCGCCCATCTTTCCCCCGAGCGGCTGCGGGCGGGCGTGGCGCGGCTGGCCCACGCCCTGGCCTTCCCCCCCGACGCGAAGAAATCCACCTCCGTCTCCGCGTGA
- a CDS encoding GTP pyrophosphokinase family protein, whose protein sequence is MDSDLLRAYEAALPHYEQLRDAVVAHTTRLLSEQGLKIHHVTGRVKKPGSLADKLRRKPGRYRTLADVTDLVGVRVITYFASDVDVVARLMEEHHIVDWHNSNDKSRMHDPDRFGYLGVHYVLRAEPDLVPELPGLTYEVQIRSILQHAWAEIEHDLGYKSREAVPREVRRRFYRLAGLLEMADEEFMALDRLSRDYAATLPRRVEEAPDSVFIDAPSMTYLLSASPIRDLDTRIAAQLGVPLLSGWPDPERPQRLASLLHHVGVHSVGLLQKELTRGGDDVVRFATALLPHLRELWRPAGGLRPGSSVVNYGLLRACANPDTDATEVVNLLDLSGSAAQMADTVRAVYAREMTPGD, encoded by the coding sequence ATGGACAGCGACCTGCTGCGGGCCTACGAGGCCGCCCTGCCGCATTACGAGCAGTTGCGGGACGCGGTGGTGGCCCACACGACCCGGCTGCTCTCGGAACAGGGCCTCAAGATCCACCACGTGACCGGGCGAGTGAAAAAGCCCGGCAGCCTCGCGGACAAGCTGCGGCGCAAGCCGGGGCGTTACCGCACGCTCGCGGACGTGACCGACCTCGTGGGGGTGCGGGTGATCACCTACTTCGCCAGCGACGTGGACGTGGTGGCCCGGCTGATGGAGGAGCACCACATCGTCGACTGGCACAACTCCAACGACAAGTCGCGCATGCACGACCCCGACCGCTTTGGGTACCTCGGCGTGCATTACGTGCTGCGGGCCGAACCCGACCTCGTGCCCGAGCTGCCCGGCCTGACCTACGAGGTGCAGATTCGCTCCATCCTCCAGCACGCCTGGGCCGAGATCGAGCACGACCTGGGCTACAAGAGCCGCGAGGCCGTGCCGCGCGAGGTCCGCCGCCGTTTCTACCGCCTCGCCGGGCTGCTGGAGATGGCCGACGAGGAGTTCATGGCGCTCGACCGCCTCAGCCGCGACTACGCCGCCACCCTGCCGCGCCGGGTTGAGGAGGCCCCCGACAGCGTGTTTATCGACGCGCCCAGTATGACCTACCTGCTGAGCGCGTCGCCCATCCGCGACCTCGACACGCGCATCGCCGCCCAACTCGGTGTGCCGCTGCTCTCGGGCTGGCCTGACCCCGAGCGCCCGCAGCGGCTGGCGAGCCTGCTGCACCATGTCGGGGTGCATTCGGTGGGCCTGCTCCAGAAGGAGCTGACGCGCGGTGGGGACGACGTGGTGCGTTTCGCCACTGCTCTACTGCCGCACCTGCGCGAGCTGTGGCGTCCGGCGGGCGGCCTGCGCCCCGGCAGCAGCGTGGTGAACTACGGCCTGCTGCGGGCCTGCGCCAACCCCGACACCGACGCCACCGAGGTCGTGAACCTGCTGGACCTCAGCGGCTCGGCGGCGCAGATGGCGGACACGGTGCGGGCGGTGTACGCGCGGGAGATGACCCCTGGGGACTGA